One genomic segment of Pseudonocardia sp. T1-2H includes these proteins:
- a CDS encoding Na+/H+ antiporter subunit D, producing MSTLVTLPVLLPILGAALTVIGSRSARLQRLIGIAVLAVVSVVAAVLLVAADRTGPVVAEVGGWPAPVGIVLVADRLSALLLLISTLVTLAVLVYAIDQRITDYGRDTASTTFHPIFLLLSTGVSLAYLTGDLFSLFVAFEIMLAASYVLITRRTNASRIRSGMTYVIISLTSSLLFLTTIAFVYAATGTVNLADLSARVAVLPPGLQTLLACMTIVTFGIKAAMVPLHFWLPDSYPNAPAPVTALFAGLLTKVGIYALLRTQTLVFPQEQPSALLLVLAALTMLVGALGALAQNDLNRLLSFLLVSHIGFMLFGLAVFDAAGVAGTALYVVHHITVQATLFLVSGLITRRTGTVAIDQMGGLAQRAPFLAVLFAVPALTLAGIPPTSGFVAKLALLQAGAAAGLSTALVAGVVVVASLLTLYAMVRVWIRVFWGIEKEPLPDADPADELVVGTAATSRPMYAATAGLVAVSLAIAAAAGPLSSVTGRAGVDLMDRLPYVTAVLR from the coding sequence ATGAGCACCCTCGTCACACTGCCGGTCCTGCTCCCGATCCTCGGGGCGGCACTGACCGTCATCGGCTCCCGTTCCGCCCGGCTCCAGCGGCTGATCGGCATCGCGGTGCTGGCCGTGGTGTCCGTCGTCGCGGCGGTCCTGCTCGTGGCGGCGGACCGGACGGGGCCGGTCGTCGCCGAGGTCGGCGGCTGGCCGGCCCCGGTGGGGATCGTGCTGGTCGCGGACCGGTTGTCCGCCCTGCTGCTGCTGATCTCCACGCTGGTGACGCTGGCCGTGCTCGTCTACGCGATCGACCAGCGGATCACCGACTACGGCCGGGACACCGCCAGCACCACGTTCCACCCGATCTTCCTGCTGCTCTCCACGGGCGTCTCGCTCGCGTACCTGACCGGGGACCTGTTCAGCCTGTTCGTCGCGTTCGAGATCATGCTGGCCGCGTCGTACGTGCTGATCACCCGGCGCACGAACGCCTCGCGGATCCGCTCGGGTATGACCTACGTGATCATCAGCCTGACGTCGTCGCTGCTCTTCCTGACGACGATCGCGTTCGTCTACGCCGCGACGGGCACCGTGAACCTCGCGGACCTCTCCGCGCGGGTGGCCGTCCTGCCGCCGGGCCTGCAGACGCTGCTGGCGTGCATGACCATCGTGACCTTCGGGATCAAGGCCGCGATGGTGCCGCTGCACTTCTGGCTGCCGGACAGCTACCCGAACGCCCCCGCCCCGGTCACGGCCCTGTTCGCGGGCCTGCTGACCAAGGTCGGCATCTACGCGCTGCTGCGCACCCAGACGCTGGTCTTCCCGCAGGAGCAGCCCTCGGCCCTGCTCCTGGTGCTCGCCGCGCTGACCATGCTCGTCGGGGCGCTGGGCGCGCTCGCGCAGAACGACCTCAACCGCCTGCTGTCGTTCCTGCTGGTCAGCCACATCGGGTTCATGCTCTTCGGGCTGGCCGTGTTCGACGCGGCGGGGGTCGCCGGGACGGCGCTCTACGTCGTCCACCACATCACCGTGCAGGCCACGTTGTTCCTGGTGAGTGGGTTGATCACGCGCCGGACCGGCACCGTCGCGATCGACCAGATGGGCGGGCTCGCACAGCGGGCACCGTTCCTGGCGGTCCTCTTCGCGGTCCCGGCGCTCACCCTCGCCGGCATCCCGCCGACGTCCGGGTTCGTGGCGAAGCTGGCGTTGCTGCAGGCCGGCGCCGCGGCCGGGCTCTCGACGGCGCTGGTGGCGGGCGTGGTCGTCGTGGCCAGCCTGCTGACGCTCTACGCCATGGTCCGGGTGTGGATCCGGGTGTTCTGGGGGATCGAGAAGGAGCCGCTGCCGGACGCCGACCCGGCGGACGAGCTCGTGGTCGGTACCGCGGCGACGTCGCGTCCGATGTACGCCGCGACGGCCGGGCTGGTCGCCGTGAGCCTCGCCATCGCCGCGGCCGCCGGGCCCCTGTCGTCGGTGACGGGCCGGGCGGGCGTCGACCTGATGGACCGGCTGCCCTACGTCACGGCGGTGCTGCGGTGA
- a CDS encoding Na+/H+ antiporter subunit E, whose translation MNVLRRWPQVLWLTVVHVLLWGTISVKIVLGGLLVAVAVTALFPLPLLPRLPVRPWRLLRLLGFLAMDLVVSGAQVAWETLRYGPRARAGIVAVPLLTRSDRVITLIAGALSLAPGSFVLQIDRRGSDTGEARWYVYALGLRGPDDADRVRRQVLSLQRRVIDAFGSPEELRACEEVGA comes from the coding sequence GTGAACGTCCTCCGCCGCTGGCCGCAGGTCCTGTGGCTGACCGTGGTCCACGTCCTGCTGTGGGGAACGATCTCGGTGAAGATCGTTCTCGGTGGACTGCTCGTGGCGGTCGCGGTGACGGCGCTGTTCCCGTTGCCGCTGCTCCCGCGGCTGCCGGTGCGGCCCTGGCGGTTGCTCCGACTCCTCGGGTTCCTGGCGATGGACCTCGTCGTGTCCGGGGCGCAGGTCGCCTGGGAGACGCTGCGGTACGGCCCGAGGGCCCGGGCGGGGATCGTCGCGGTGCCGCTGCTGACCCGCTCGGACCGGGTGATCACGCTGATCGCCGGGGCGTTGTCCCTGGCGCCGGGGAGCTTCGTGCTGCAGATCGACCGCCGAGGCTCGGACACGGGTGAGGCCCGCTGGTACGTCTACGCGCTCGGCCTGCGGGGGCCGGACGACGCCGATCGGGTACGGAGGCAGGTGCTGTCGTTGCAGCGCAGGGTGATCGATGCGTTCGGGAGCCCCGAGGAGCTGCGGGCGTGCGAGGAGGTGGGCGCGTGA
- a CDS encoding monovalent cation/H+ antiporter complex subunit F: MSLVFTVVLVMLSVAAVLTLYRLLRGSSTLDRVAALDVFVILIVCAAAVYVAIYRDGSNIPLLAAVALVGFVGSATAARLVERWERHR, translated from the coding sequence GTGAGCCTCGTCTTCACCGTCGTCCTGGTGATGCTCAGCGTCGCCGCCGTGCTCACGCTCTACCGGCTCCTCCGGGGGAGCAGCACGCTGGACCGGGTCGCCGCGCTCGACGTGTTCGTGATCCTGATCGTGTGCGCCGCGGCGGTGTACGTCGCGATCTACCGGGACGGATCGAACATCCCGCTGCTGGCGGCCGTCGCGCTGGTCGGGTTCGTCGGGTCCGCGACCGCGGCCCGGCTCGTCGAGCGCTGGGAGCGGCACCGGTGA
- the mnhG gene encoding monovalent cation/H(+) antiporter subunit G, with translation MSGLRDVVCAVLLLVGALSCLLGALGLVRLPDLPARLQAATKPQTLGLVLILVGTAVRLEFENAATLVLVIAFQVVTAPVISQIVARSAYRTGTLDREDLVVDELAGRMDRDTD, from the coding sequence GTGAGCGGTCTCCGAGACGTCGTCTGTGCCGTCCTGCTGCTGGTCGGCGCGCTGTCGTGCCTGCTGGGGGCGCTCGGGCTCGTCCGGCTCCCGGACCTGCCCGCCCGGCTCCAGGCGGCGACCAAGCCGCAGACCCTCGGCCTCGTGCTGATCCTGGTCGGTACCGCGGTGCGGCTGGAGTTCGAGAACGCGGCGACCCTCGTGCTCGTCATCGCGTTCCAGGTGGTCACGGCCCCGGTGATCTCACAGATCGTGGCCCGCTCGGCCTACCGGACGGGAACGCTGGACCGGGAGGACCTGGTCGTCGACGAGCTCGCCGGCCGGATGGACCGGGACACGGACTGA
- a CDS encoding gamma carbonic anhydrase family protein, translating to MAIYALGDVEPDIHPDAYVHPDAVVIGNVKLGAEASVWPTAVLRGDDGYIEVGARTSIQDGSIIHTTLRQPTIIGADCTVGHNVHIEAATIADRVLISSGSVVLNGSRIDEGAIVAAGAVVSPNAHVPARRMALGIPAKIREGYEVPEGRFQYAVDSYVQRGKRFHAELRRLDV from the coding sequence GTGGCCATCTACGCGCTCGGCGACGTCGAACCGGACATCCATCCCGACGCCTATGTCCACCCGGACGCGGTCGTCATCGGGAACGTGAAGCTGGGGGCGGAGGCCTCGGTCTGGCCGACGGCGGTGCTCCGCGGGGACGACGGCTACATCGAGGTCGGTGCCCGGACCAGCATCCAGGACGGCTCGATCATCCACACCACCCTGCGCCAGCCGACGATCATCGGCGCAGACTGCACGGTGGGGCACAACGTGCACATCGAGGCCGCCACCATCGCGGACCGCGTGCTCATCTCGTCCGGCTCCGTGGTGCTCAACGGGTCGCGGATCGACGAGGGCGCGATCGTCGCCGCGGGCGCGGTCGTCTCGCCGAACGCCCACGTGCCGGCACGGCGGATGGCGCTGGGGATCCCGGCCAAGATCCGCGAGGGCTACGAGGTGCCGGAGGGACGGTTCCAGTACGCCGTGGACTCCTACGTCCAGCGCGGGAAGCGGTTCCACGCCGAGCTGCGCAGGCTGGACGTCTGA
- a CDS encoding uracil-DNA glycosylase — protein MAAKPLAEVVEAGWARALEPVAPVIAEMGEFLRAELAAGRRYLPAGANVLRAFQQPFDEVRVLIVGQDPYPTPGHAVGLSFSVSADTRPLPRSLMNIFREYQEDLGHPLPSNGDLTPWTKQGVLLLNRCLTVEPGSPGSHRDKGWEAVTEQAIRALVERDADPMVAILWGRDARNLAPLLVDVPIIESAHPSPMSADRGFFGSRPFSRANDLLEEIGGEPVDWKLP, from the coding sequence ATGGCCGCCAAGCCGCTCGCCGAGGTCGTCGAGGCCGGGTGGGCCCGCGCCCTGGAGCCCGTCGCCCCCGTCATCGCCGAGATGGGCGAGTTCCTGCGGGCCGAGCTGGCCGCCGGGCGCCGCTACCTGCCCGCCGGGGCGAACGTGCTGCGCGCCTTCCAGCAGCCCTTCGACGAGGTGCGCGTCCTGATCGTCGGCCAGGACCCGTACCCGACGCCCGGGCACGCCGTCGGGCTGTCGTTCTCGGTGTCCGCGGACACCCGGCCGCTGCCGCGCTCGCTGATGAACATCTTCCGTGAGTACCAGGAGGACCTGGGCCACCCGCTGCCGTCCAACGGCGACCTGACGCCGTGGACGAAGCAGGGTGTCCTGCTGCTCAACAGGTGCCTGACCGTGGAGCCGGGCTCGCCGGGGTCGCACCGGGACAAGGGCTGGGAGGCGGTCACCGAGCAGGCGATCCGCGCGCTGGTCGAGCGGGACGCGGATCCGATGGTGGCGATCCTGTGGGGGCGGGACGCGCGCAACCTCGCCCCGCTGCTCGTCGACGTCCCGATCATCGAGTCCGCGCACCCGAGCCCGATGTCCGCGGACCGCGGCTTCTTCGGCTCGCGCCCGTTCAGCCGGGCGAACGACCTGCTCGAGGAGATCGGCGGCGAGCCGGTGGACTGGAAACTTCCCTAG
- the rpmB gene encoding 50S ribosomal protein L28, with protein sequence MAAVCDVCGKGPGFGMSVSHSHRRTNRRWNPNIQTVRTLNSGGNRERKNVCTSCLKAGKVARA encoded by the coding sequence GTGGCTGCCGTCTGTGACGTCTGCGGCAAGGGTCCGGGCTTCGGCATGTCCGTCTCGCACTCGCACCGCCGTACCAACCGCCGCTGGAACCCGAACATCCAGACCGTGCGCACCCTGAACTCCGGCGGAAACCGCGAGCGCAAGAACGTGTGCACGTCGTGCCTGAAGGCCGGCAAGGTCGCGCGCGCCTGA
- a CDS encoding DAK2 domain-containing protein codes for MPPILDTDLLGRWAAGAVAALERHRAEIDRINVFPVPDSDTGTNLLLTMRSAADALRRGRREDGPADPPAIAAGEFARGALVGARGNSGVLLSQVLRGFAEALVEGEGPHVADALDRAERLAAAAVACPREGTLLTVLSAAAKAAVGCPSPDDGEVAATAADAAHAALRETTGQLAELTRAGVVDAGGLGLVVVLDTLVEALTGVAPTARSHLPERVRDTAPAPRGREALTTERESGSAEHEYEVMYLLEDSDDVRVAELRGALLAVGDSVAIVGDGTPGGTGLWNVHVHCTDIGAAVEAGIGAGRPHRITVMRFAVQDAPSGADPTGRFARGRAVLFLTTGPGAAELAREAGADVLEVSPRRSVPADELAAALAGTRARHVTVLACDRELTAVAEQAATAARADGQEVVVVPTSSVPQGLAALAVHDPERRAGDDVVAMAEAAAGTRTGGLVVAESEALTWVGRCAPGEVLGLSDGEVVLIAPDLNVGALWLAHRMLTPGGELVTALLGAEADEELGTRLADDLRRTHPEVDVAVFRGGQTDFPLVLGVE; via the coding sequence GTGCCCCCCATCCTCGACACCGACCTGCTCGGCCGGTGGGCCGCGGGTGCCGTCGCGGCGCTGGAACGGCACCGCGCGGAGATCGACCGGATCAACGTCTTCCCGGTCCCGGACTCCGACACCGGCACGAACCTGCTGCTCACGATGCGCTCCGCGGCCGATGCGCTACGGCGGGGCCGCCGGGAGGACGGCCCGGCGGATCCTCCTGCCATCGCGGCGGGCGAGTTCGCCCGCGGTGCGCTGGTCGGCGCGCGCGGGAACTCCGGTGTGCTGCTGTCCCAGGTGCTGCGCGGCTTCGCCGAGGCCCTCGTCGAGGGTGAGGGACCCCACGTCGCGGACGCCCTGGACCGGGCGGAGCGGCTCGCCGCGGCCGCTGTCGCGTGCCCCCGCGAGGGGACGCTGCTGACCGTGCTGTCCGCGGCGGCGAAGGCCGCGGTCGGCTGCCCCTCCCCCGACGACGGCGAGGTGGCGGCGACCGCTGCGGACGCCGCCCACGCAGCACTGCGCGAGACCACCGGCCAGCTCGCGGAGCTGACCCGGGCCGGGGTCGTCGACGCCGGCGGGCTGGGTCTCGTCGTCGTGCTGGACACGCTGGTGGAGGCGCTGACGGGTGTCGCCCCCACCGCCCGTTCGCACCTGCCGGAACGGGTCCGCGACACGGCGCCGGCGCCCCGTGGCCGCGAGGCGCTCACGACCGAGCGGGAGAGCGGCTCGGCCGAGCACGAGTACGAGGTCATGTACCTGCTCGAGGACTCGGACGACGTGCGGGTCGCGGAGCTGCGCGGCGCCCTGCTCGCCGTCGGGGACTCGGTGGCGATCGTCGGGGACGGGACGCCGGGGGGCACCGGCCTCTGGAACGTGCACGTGCACTGCACGGACATCGGCGCCGCCGTCGAGGCCGGGATCGGGGCGGGCCGGCCGCACCGGATCACCGTCATGCGCTTCGCGGTCCAGGACGCCCCCTCCGGCGCGGACCCGACCGGCCGCTTCGCCCGCGGCCGTGCGGTCCTGTTCCTCACCACCGGACCGGGCGCCGCGGAGCTGGCCCGGGAGGCCGGTGCGGACGTCCTGGAGGTCTCCCCGCGGCGCTCCGTCCCGGCCGACGAGCTGGCGGCCGCGCTCGCGGGCACCCGCGCCCGGCACGTCACCGTGCTGGCCTGCGACCGCGAGCTGACCGCCGTCGCGGAGCAGGCCGCGACGGCCGCCCGGGCGGACGGACAGGAGGTCGTCGTGGTGCCCACGTCGTCGGTCCCGCAGGGCCTCGCCGCTCTCGCGGTGCACGATCCGGAGCGCCGGGCCGGGGACGACGTGGTCGCGATGGCGGAGGCGGCGGCCGGGACGCGGACCGGGGGACTGGTCGTCGCCGAGTCCGAGGCCCTGACGTGGGTGGGTCGCTGCGCGCCCGGCGAGGTGCTGGGGCTCTCCGACGGCGAGGTCGTGCTGATCGCCCCGGATCTGAATGTCGGTGCCCTGTGGTTGGCTCACCGCATGTTGACCCCGGGCGGCGAGCTCGTCACCGCGCTGCTCGGCGCCGAGGCGGACGAGGAGCTGGGCACCCGGCTCGCCGACGACCTCCGGCGCACCCACCCGGAGGTCGACGTGGCGGTGTTCCGCGGTGGGCAGACGGACTTCCCACTGGTCCTGGGGGTGGAGTGA
- a CDS encoding pyruvate carboxylase: protein MFSKVLVANRGEIAIRAFRAAFELGISTVAVFPYEDRNSLHRAKADESYQIGEAGHPVRAYLSVDEVIKAARKAGADAVYPGYGFMSENPDLAAACADAGIVFVGPPADVLHLTGNKSRAVAAAREAGVPVLASSEPTTDVDALVAAAEEIGFPIFVKAVAGGGGRGMRRVAEPADLRDSIEAASREAESAFGDGTVFLEQAVVNPRHIEVQILADSAGNVVHLYERDCSVQRRHQKVIEIAPAPNLDPELRERICTDAVNFAKAIGYVNAGTVEFLVDERGNHVFIEMNPRIQVEHTVTEQVTDRDLVIAQLRIASGMTLPELHLTQDEITLSGAALQCRITTEDPANGFRPDTGTISAYRSAGGPGVRLDGGTVHTGAEISAHFDSMLVKLTCNGHDFANAARRARRAIAEFRIRGVSTNLPFLAAVLNDPDFQAGAVTTSFIEERPQLVKARPSADRGSRVLSYLAETTVNRPNGPRPEVVEPVDKLPSVDLNAEAPAGSAQLLRELGPEGFARRLREQTAVAVTDTTFRDAHQSLLATRVRTRDLLAVAPYVARTAPELLSLECWGGATYDVALRFLAEDPWERLAALREAVPNICTQMLLRGRNTVGYTPYPTEVTDAFVTEAAQTGMDIFRIFDALNDIAQMRPAIEAVRNTGTALAEVALCYTADLSNPDEKLYTLDYYLRLAEQIVDAGAHVLAIKDMAGLLRPPAARTLVTALRERFDLPVHLHTHDTAGGQLATLMAAIDAGVDAVDAAVASMAGTTSQPSLSALVAATDHTERATGLSLQAVADLEPYWEAVRKVYAPFESGLASPTGRVYHHEIPGGQLSNLRQQAIALGLGDRFELIEDLYAAADRMLGRLVKVTPSSKVVGDLALHLVGAGVEAADFESDPGKFDVPDSVIGFLRGELGDPPGGWPEPFRTRALEGRSPEAETPELSIEDRRGLRDNRRATLNRLLFPAPTSAFETHREHYGDTSVLSTKDFFYGLEPDLEHTVTLEQGVTLLIELEAISEADERGYRTVLATLNGQLRPVSVRDESITTDVKAAERAERGNDHHVAAPFGGVVTLQVEEGASVESGQTVATIEAMKMEASISAQRSGTVARLAIGKVQQVEGGDLLLEIE, encoded by the coding sequence ATGTTCAGCAAGGTGTTGGTGGCCAACCGCGGCGAGATCGCGATCCGGGCATTCCGGGCGGCGTTCGAGCTGGGGATCTCGACGGTCGCGGTCTTCCCGTACGAGGATCGGAACTCGCTGCACCGGGCCAAGGCGGACGAGTCGTACCAGATCGGCGAGGCGGGCCACCCCGTCCGCGCCTACCTGTCGGTGGACGAGGTGATCAAGGCTGCGCGCAAGGCGGGCGCGGACGCCGTCTACCCCGGCTACGGCTTCATGTCCGAGAACCCCGACCTGGCCGCCGCCTGCGCGGACGCCGGGATCGTCTTCGTCGGGCCACCCGCGGACGTGCTGCACCTCACGGGCAACAAGTCCCGCGCGGTCGCCGCCGCGCGGGAGGCGGGCGTGCCGGTGCTGGCCTCGTCGGAACCGACCACGGATGTCGACGCGCTGGTCGCGGCGGCCGAGGAGATCGGGTTCCCGATCTTCGTCAAAGCGGTCGCCGGTGGTGGTGGCCGCGGCATGCGCCGGGTCGCGGAGCCCGCGGACCTGCGGGACTCGATCGAGGCCGCGAGCCGCGAGGCCGAGTCCGCGTTCGGCGACGGCACGGTGTTCCTCGAGCAGGCCGTGGTGAACCCGCGGCACATCGAGGTCCAGATCCTCGCCGACTCGGCGGGCAACGTCGTGCACCTCTACGAGCGGGACTGCTCGGTGCAGCGCCGCCACCAGAAGGTCATCGAGATCGCGCCGGCGCCGAACCTGGACCCGGAGCTGCGCGAGCGGATCTGCACCGACGCGGTGAACTTCGCGAAGGCCATCGGGTACGTCAACGCGGGGACCGTCGAGTTCCTCGTCGACGAGCGCGGCAACCACGTCTTCATCGAGATGAACCCGCGCATCCAGGTCGAGCACACGGTCACCGAGCAGGTCACGGACCGGGACCTGGTCATCGCGCAGCTGCGCATCGCGTCCGGCATGACCCTGCCGGAGCTGCACCTCACCCAGGACGAGATCACCCTCTCGGGCGCGGCCCTGCAGTGCCGGATCACCACCGAGGACCCGGCGAACGGCTTCCGTCCGGACACCGGCACCATCTCGGCCTACCGCTCGGCCGGTGGTCCCGGGGTGCGGCTCGACGGCGGCACGGTCCACACGGGCGCGGAGATCTCCGCCCACTTCGACTCGATGCTGGTCAAGCTGACCTGCAACGGCCACGACTTCGCCAACGCCGCCCGCCGGGCCCGCCGGGCGATCGCGGAGTTCCGGATCCGGGGGGTCTCGACGAACCTGCCGTTCCTCGCCGCCGTGCTGAACGACCCGGACTTCCAGGCCGGCGCGGTCACGACGTCGTTCATCGAGGAGCGCCCGCAGCTGGTCAAGGCGCGCCCGTCCGCGGACCGCGGCAGCCGGGTGCTGAGTTACCTCGCCGAGACCACGGTGAACCGGCCGAACGGGCCGCGGCCCGAGGTCGTCGAGCCGGTGGACAAGCTGCCGTCGGTGGACCTGAACGCGGAGGCGCCCGCCGGGTCCGCCCAGCTCCTGCGCGAGCTCGGGCCGGAGGGCTTCGCGCGGCGGCTGCGGGAGCAGACCGCCGTCGCCGTCACGGACACCACGTTCCGCGACGCGCACCAGTCCCTGCTGGCCACGCGGGTGCGGACCCGGGACCTGCTCGCGGTGGCCCCGTACGTGGCGCGGACGGCGCCGGAGCTGCTGTCCCTGGAGTGCTGGGGCGGCGCGACCTACGACGTCGCGCTGCGCTTCCTGGCCGAGGACCCGTGGGAGCGGCTGGCCGCGCTGCGCGAGGCCGTGCCCAACATCTGCACGCAGATGCTGCTGCGGGGGCGGAACACGGTGGGCTACACGCCGTACCCGACCGAGGTCACGGACGCCTTCGTCACCGAGGCCGCGCAGACCGGGATGGACATCTTCCGGATCTTCGACGCGCTCAACGACATCGCGCAGATGCGCCCGGCGATCGAGGCCGTGCGGAACACCGGGACCGCGCTGGCGGAGGTGGCGCTCTGCTACACCGCGGACCTGTCGAACCCGGACGAGAAGCTCTACACCCTGGACTACTACCTGCGCCTGGCCGAACAGATCGTCGACGCCGGCGCGCACGTGCTGGCGATCAAGGACATGGCCGGGTTGCTGCGCCCGCCGGCCGCGCGGACGCTGGTCACGGCGCTGCGGGAGCGGTTCGACCTGCCGGTGCACCTGCACACCCACGACACCGCGGGCGGCCAGCTCGCGACGCTGATGGCCGCGATCGACGCCGGGGTGGACGCCGTGGACGCGGCGGTCGCGTCGATGGCCGGCACGACCAGCCAGCCGTCGCTGTCCGCGCTGGTCGCGGCCACGGACCACACCGAGCGGGCGACGGGGCTGAGCCTGCAGGCGGTGGCGGACCTGGAGCCGTACTGGGAGGCGGTGCGGAAGGTCTACGCGCCGTTCGAGTCCGGGCTGGCGTCGCCGACCGGACGCGTCTACCACCACGAGATCCCGGGCGGGCAGCTGAGCAATCTCCGTCAGCAGGCGATCGCGCTGGGGCTGGGGGACCGGTTCGAGCTGATCGAGGACCTCTACGCCGCGGCGGACCGGATGCTGGGCCGGCTGGTGAAGGTCACGCCGTCGTCGAAGGTCGTGGGGGACCTGGCGCTGCACCTGGTCGGCGCGGGCGTGGAGGCGGCGGACTTCGAGTCCGACCCGGGCAAGTTCGACGTCCCGGACTCGGTGATCGGGTTCCTGCGCGGCGAGCTGGGTGACCCGCCCGGCGGCTGGCCGGAGCCCTTCCGCACCCGCGCGCTGGAGGGCCGCTCGCCCGAGGCGGAGACTCCGGAGCTGTCGATCGAGGACCGGCGCGGACTGCGGGACAACCGCCGGGCGACGCTCAACCGGCTGTTGTTCCCCGCCCCCACGAGCGCGTTCGAGACCCACCGCGAGCACTACGGCGACACGTCCGTGCTCTCGACGAAGGACTTCTTCTACGGCCTGGAGCCCGACCTCGAGCACACCGTGACCCTCGAGCAGGGCGTCACGCTGCTGATCGAGCTGGAGGCGATCTCCGAGGCGGACGAGCGGGGCTACCGCACCGTCCTCGCCACCCTGAACGGGCAGCTGCGCCCGGTGTCCGTGCGCGACGAGTCGATCACCACGGACGTCAAGGCGGCGGAGCGGGCGGAGCGCGGCAACGACCACCACGTCGCGGCGCCGTTCGGTGGCGTGGTGACGCTGCAGGTCGAGGAGGGCGCGTCCGTCGAGTCCGGGCAGACCGTCGCGACGATCGAGGCGATGAAGATGGAGGCCTCGATCAGCGCCCAGCGCTCCGGCACGGTCGCGCGGCTGGCGATCGGCAAGGTCCAGCAGGTCGAGGGCGGGGACCTCCTCCTAGAGATCGAGTGA
- the rsmD gene encoding 16S rRNA (guanine(966)-N(2))-methyltransferase RsmD produces MTRIIAGVAGGRRLAVPAAGTRPTSDRVREALFSALSHDPGLDGAAVLDVCAGSGALGLEALSRGAAHATFVESDRKAAAVLRRNVAELGLGGTVRHGTAGTVLAGPADRAYDVVLVDPPYAVTDAEIAGWLASAHRGGWLADDAVVVVERARRSRDFPWPEPLEGVRERRYGDTVLHVGGCYRPPMPAEAQR; encoded by the coding sequence GTGACGCGGATCATCGCCGGGGTGGCCGGGGGGCGGCGGTTGGCGGTGCCTGCCGCTGGTACCCGGCCTACGTCGGACCGGGTGCGGGAGGCGTTGTTCAGCGCGCTCTCCCACGATCCCGGCCTCGACGGCGCGGCCGTCCTGGACGTGTGCGCGGGCTCCGGCGCGCTGGGGCTCGAGGCGCTGTCCCGGGGGGCCGCGCACGCCACGTTCGTCGAGTCGGACCGCAAGGCCGCCGCGGTGCTGCGCCGCAACGTCGCGGAGCTCGGGCTCGGCGGGACCGTGCGGCACGGCACCGCCGGGACGGTCCTCGCCGGGCCCGCGGACCGCGCCTACGACGTCGTGCTCGTGGACCCGCCCTACGCCGTGACGGACGCCGAGATCGCCGGCTGGCTCGCCTCCGCGCACCGCGGCGGCTGGCTCGCCGACGACGCGGTGGTCGTGGTCGAGCGGGCCCGCCGGTCGCGGGACTTCCCGTGGCCCGAACCCCTCGAAGGGGTGCGTGAGCGTCGTTACGGGGACACCGTGCTGCACGTCGGCGGCTGTTACCGTCCGCCCATGCCTGCTGAGGCGCAGCGATGA
- the coaD gene encoding pantetheine-phosphate adenylyltransferase, with the protein MRRAVCPGSFDPPTLGHLDIIGRAAGLFDEVVVGVLINKSKKSLFTVDERIAMLSEITQDYDNVRVDSFHGLLVDYCRTHEIRAIVKGLRAVTDFDYELQMAQMNQRLSGVDTLFMSTNPEFSFLSSSLVKEVATYGGDVAHLLPELVHRQLLDRIAERS; encoded by the coding sequence ATGAGGCGCGCGGTCTGTCCCGGCTCGTTCGATCCCCCCACCCTCGGGCACCTCGACATCATCGGCCGGGCGGCCGGGTTGTTCGACGAGGTCGTCGTCGGGGTGCTGATCAACAAGAGCAAGAAGAGCCTGTTCACGGTGGACGAGCGCATCGCGATGCTCAGCGAGATCACCCAGGACTACGACAACGTCCGGGTGGACTCCTTCCACGGGCTGCTCGTGGACTACTGCCGCACCCACGAGATCCGGGCGATCGTGAAGGGCCTGCGCGCCGTCACGGACTTCGACTACGAGCTGCAGATGGCGCAGATGAACCAGCGGCTGTCCGGTGTGGACACGCTGTTCATGTCGACGAACCCCGAGTTCAGCTTCCTGTCCAGCTCGCTGGTCAAGGAGGTCGCGACCTACGGCGGCGACGTCGCACACCTGCTGCCTGAGCTGGTCCACCGCCAGCTGCTGGACCGGATCGCCGAGCGCTCCTGA